A section of the Candidatus Eisenbacteria bacterium genome encodes:
- a CDS encoding tetratricopeptide repeat protein, with the protein MLGNYGRPESPAVLLLGLLFLLAVAGLIVWILRRRRPAPRPRYVEALNALLEGDEENALRELRQTVQVDPTNTDAYLRLGSLLRKRGALDRALRIHRDLDVGTILRRKLSAEEKARVREAIADDLLALRRTEEALQVLSGLLAHDKENARIRSKMVALHERRSEWDEAYELFREGMKIRKEKAPEKLARYRAICGSSVLQAGDAERAKLIFLEALKLHPECAEALYRLGAIAYDAGEMEEAIGYWERFHQAAPELAYVTFDRLEQALFETGNLNRLEEVFQAILGRAPENPPTLLALSDFYSRRGEDNKAIDSARRAVESDPSSSAARSRLLYLLCTNRTPERAVREAADFLKENPIPTPPLACPRCGFPGEEPFWRCPQCLTWNAAAPGPATSSSRS; encoded by the coding sequence ATGCTGGGCAACTACGGCAGACCCGAATCCCCGGCCGTCCTTCTGCTCGGCCTCCTCTTTCTTCTTGCGGTCGCCGGGCTGATCGTCTGGATTCTCCGACGGAGAAGACCCGCGCCGCGCCCTCGCTACGTGGAAGCGCTGAACGCGCTTCTCGAAGGGGACGAGGAGAACGCGCTCCGGGAGCTTCGACAGACCGTCCAGGTCGATCCGACGAATACCGACGCGTACCTTCGGCTCGGCAGTCTGCTCCGGAAGCGGGGGGCGCTCGACCGCGCGCTCCGCATCCATCGCGATCTCGACGTCGGGACGATCCTTCGCCGCAAGCTGAGCGCCGAGGAGAAGGCGCGCGTCCGCGAGGCGATCGCGGACGATCTTCTCGCGCTGCGCCGGACCGAAGAGGCGCTCCAGGTCCTCTCCGGCCTTCTGGCGCACGACAAGGAGAACGCGAGGATCCGCTCGAAGATGGTCGCCCTCCACGAGCGGCGCTCGGAATGGGACGAGGCCTACGAGCTTTTCCGGGAAGGGATGAAGATCCGGAAGGAGAAGGCGCCGGAGAAGCTGGCCCGCTACCGCGCGATCTGCGGGAGCTCGGTCCTCCAAGCGGGGGATGCGGAACGCGCGAAGCTGATTTTTCTTGAAGCGTTGAAGCTTCATCCGGAATGCGCCGAGGCTCTCTACCGGCTCGGCGCGATCGCGTACGACGCGGGCGAGATGGAGGAGGCGATCGGGTATTGGGAGCGTTTCCACCAGGCGGCGCCGGAACTGGCCTACGTCACGTTCGATCGCCTCGAGCAGGCTCTCTTCGAAACCGGAAACCTGAACCGCTTGGAGGAGGTCTTCCAAGCGATTCTCGGCCGAGCGCCGGAGAACCCGCCGACGCTTCTCGCCCTTTCGGACTTCTACTCCCGGCGAGGGGAGGACAACAAGGCGATCGACTCCGCGCGGCGCGCGGTGGAGAGCGATCCGTCATCCTCTGCGGCGCGAAGCCGGCTTCTCTATCTCTTGTGCACGAACCGGACCCCCGAACGGGCGGTCCGCGAGGCGGCCGACTTCCTGAAAGAGAACCCGATCCCCACGCCCCCCCTCGCGTGCCCCCGCTGCGGCTTTCCCGGCGAGGAACCGTTCTGGAGGTGCCCCCAATGCCTGACGTGGAACGCCGCCGCTCCCGGTCCGGCGACCTCCTCCTCGCGATCCTGA
- a CDS encoding glycosyltransferase family 2 protein → MSDPQSPGSPPRLSVVVPAFNEEKVLPASLERIHAYLSGRGAPFEILAIDDGSGDETSRLARAFAERRPECRPLRNETNRGKGYTVRRGIEEARGAFVLFSDADLSTPIEEAEKLLAALEAGCDLAIGSRDLPGSDVRVRQPWYRETMGRVYNRIVRLLSLSGFSDTQCGFKAFRRSALLPLLPLLRIDRYSFDVEILFVARKHGLAVREIPVVWINREDTRVDPLRDASRMLVDLLRIRYYDWAGRYRKRGERFYPDA, encoded by the coding sequence TTGAGCGATCCACAGAGCCCGGGGAGCCCTCCGCGCCTCTCGGTGGTCGTGCCGGCCTTCAACGAAGAGAAGGTCCTCCCCGCGTCTCTTGAACGAATTCACGCGTACCTCTCCGGGCGGGGCGCGCCCTTCGAGATCCTCGCGATCGACGACGGGAGCGGCGACGAAACGAGCCGCCTCGCGCGCGCCTTCGCCGAGCGCCGCCCGGAATGCCGCCCCCTTCGGAACGAGACGAACCGCGGGAAGGGATACACGGTCCGCCGCGGGATCGAGGAAGCGAGGGGCGCGTTCGTTCTCTTCTCGGACGCCGACCTCTCCACGCCGATCGAGGAAGCGGAGAAGCTGCTCGCCGCTCTGGAGGCCGGGTGCGACCTCGCGATCGGCTCGCGCGACCTCCCGGGGTCGGATGTCCGCGTCCGCCAGCCGTGGTATCGGGAGACGATGGGACGGGTCTACAATCGAATCGTCCGCCTTCTCTCCCTCTCCGGGTTCTCGGACACCCAATGCGGCTTCAAGGCGTTTCGGCGAAGCGCGCTCCTTCCGCTTCTGCCGCTCCTCCGCATTGATCGATACAGCTTCGACGTGGAGATCCTCTTCGTCGCCCGAAAACACGGGCTCGCCGTCCGCGAGATCCCGGTCGTCTGGATCAACCGGGAGGACACGCGCGTCGATCCGCTTCGGGATGCGTCCCGAATGCTGGTTGACCTGCTCCGGATCCGGTACTATGATTGGGCCGGTCGTTACCGGAAGAGGGGCGAGCGGTTCTATCCGGACGCGTGA
- a CDS encoding ATP-binding protein — protein MAKIRVLPESAANRIAAGEVVERPASVAKELVENALDADARAIEVRVEEGGGALIEVADDGAGMDAEDARLAFARHATSKIRDADDILRVATFGFRGEALPSIASVAEVELLTAPEGGEGTRLVLRAGRLIREE, from the coding sequence ATGGCGAAGATCCGCGTGCTCCCGGAGTCGGCGGCGAACCGGATCGCCGCGGGGGAGGTGGTCGAGCGCCCCGCCTCGGTCGCGAAGGAGCTCGTCGAGAACGCGCTCGATGCGGACGCGCGGGCGATCGAGGTCCGCGTGGAGGAGGGGGGCGGCGCTCTCATCGAGGTCGCCGACGACGGCGCCGGAATGGACGCCGAGGACGCGCGCCTCGCCTTCGCGCGCCACGCGACGAGCAAGATCCGGGACGCCGACGACATCCTCCGTGTCGCCACGTTCGGTTTTCGGGGCGAGGCGCTCCCGAGCATCGCCTCGGTGGCGGAGGTCGAGCTTCTCACCGCTCCCGAAGGGGGGGAGGGGACTCGCCTCGTTCTTCGCGCCGGACGTTTGATCCGCGAAGAG
- a CDS encoding LapA family protein translates to MGRILTSFLLLLILLLVLGIAVLNPEPRVKLNLYFGTFYDVPLVLALFLAFLLGSLLTFLYLLVHTIRLQFRIRELRMRNKQYEKELIALRNIPVVDEDEGNPLSERP, encoded by the coding sequence GTGGGCCGAATCCTGACGTCCTTCCTGCTCCTTCTGATTCTCTTGCTCGTGCTCGGCATCGCCGTCCTGAACCCGGAACCGCGGGTCAAGCTCAATCTGTACTTCGGAACGTTCTACGACGTCCCGCTCGTGCTCGCGCTCTTCCTGGCGTTCCTCCTCGGGTCCCTGCTCACGTTCCTGTACCTTCTCGTGCACACGATCCGGCTGCAGTTTCGGATCCGGGAGCTCCGAATGCGGAACAAGCAATACGAGAAGGAGCTGATCGCCCTCCGGAACATTCCGGTCGTCGATGAAGACGAAGGCAACCCGCTCTCCGAAAGGCCATAG
- the mutS gene encoding DNA mismatch repair protein MutS, translated as MDARTPMMRQYWAVKEQHPDAILFFRMGDFFEMFHEDAEVASQLLGLTLTTRSKGEETPIPLAGVPWHKADHYIDRLLRLGCKVAVCDQTEDPKKAKGLVRREVTEVITPGTALVGSLLEGKRPNYLVALAPGAGREKRAWGIAAIDLAAGDFRIGEIADEEIAEEVARFEPSELLLPEGKRGSFSLTAAGSREPSLTHVEDWKFDAESGERALKNHLGVETLDGFGCADLAGGLAAAAALLDYLRALGRTDLRHIDRVLPIRTRDHLILDETTRRNLEIFRPIREGAESGTLIGVLDATVTAMGGRLLRDWLLRPLVDPARIEERLEAVAEAVRRSSWREEVRDLLRRFGDLERLAGKIVLGRGTPRDVVALKGSLRLVPHLRERLAGAESRRFAALAERAESLDALADLIERAIVDEPPLSMKEGGVIREGFDAELDDLRSIGTDGRGWIAGFQERERKKTGIPNLKVGYNKVFGYYIEVSKSRSQEVPPSYTRKQTLVGAERYITPELKEQEERILGAEERIRALEEERFVEVRAAAAAEGPRIRRIGEAAAAIDVLLALADCAVRRKYARPRVDGENRIRIRAGRHPVVEAILGPGRFVPNDTDLDAAESQIHILTGPNMAGKSTYLRQVALIQILAQAGSFVPAESAELGAADRIFTRVGAADDLARGQSTFLVEMTETANILHNATPRSLVLLDEIGRGTSTFDGVSIAWAVVEYLHRHEEVGAKTLFATHYHELAVLADELARVRNFSVLVKEYGDRVVFLRQVVPGSVDRSYGIQVARLAGLPEEVVRRAKEVLAHLEREHVTKPIDVLGKGVPRQIPLFRSEEERIADEIREIDPDRLPPLEGLRLLHEWKSRLGPANGGA; from the coding sequence ATGGACGCCCGGACGCCGATGATGCGCCAGTACTGGGCGGTGAAGGAGCAGCATCCGGACGCCATCCTCTTCTTCCGCATGGGCGACTTCTTCGAGATGTTCCACGAGGACGCGGAGGTCGCCTCGCAGCTCCTCGGGCTCACGCTCACCACGCGATCAAAGGGAGAGGAGACGCCGATCCCTCTCGCCGGGGTCCCCTGGCACAAGGCGGATCACTACATCGACCGCCTCCTTCGCCTCGGCTGCAAGGTCGCCGTCTGCGATCAGACCGAGGATCCCAAGAAGGCGAAGGGCCTCGTGCGGCGCGAGGTGACCGAGGTCATCACGCCGGGGACCGCCCTCGTCGGAAGCCTCCTCGAGGGGAAGCGCCCGAACTACCTCGTCGCGCTCGCGCCGGGCGCCGGGCGAGAGAAGAGGGCGTGGGGGATCGCGGCGATCGACCTCGCGGCCGGCGATTTCCGAATCGGCGAGATCGCGGACGAGGAGATCGCGGAGGAGGTCGCCCGCTTCGAGCCTTCCGAGCTCCTCCTTCCGGAGGGGAAGCGCGGTTCGTTCTCTCTCACCGCCGCGGGAAGCCGCGAGCCCTCCCTCACGCACGTCGAGGATTGGAAGTTCGACGCCGAGAGCGGGGAGCGCGCCCTCAAGAATCATCTCGGGGTCGAGACGCTCGATGGCTTCGGGTGCGCGGACCTCGCGGGCGGGCTCGCCGCCGCGGCCGCTCTCCTCGATTATCTCCGCGCGCTCGGACGGACCGACCTTCGCCACATCGACCGAGTCCTCCCGATCCGGACGCGGGATCACCTCATCCTCGACGAGACCACGCGGCGAAATCTCGAGATCTTCCGCCCGATCCGCGAGGGGGCGGAGAGCGGGACGCTGATCGGCGTTCTCGACGCCACCGTCACCGCGATGGGGGGGAGGCTTCTTCGCGATTGGCTCCTCCGCCCGCTCGTCGATCCGGCGAGGATCGAGGAGCGCCTGGAAGCGGTGGCGGAGGCGGTCCGCCGCTCCTCGTGGCGGGAGGAGGTTCGCGATCTCCTCCGCCGCTTCGGCGATCTCGAGCGGCTGGCGGGGAAGATCGTTCTCGGCCGCGGCACCCCGCGCGACGTCGTCGCGCTCAAAGGCTCGCTCCGCCTCGTGCCGCACCTTCGGGAGCGCCTCGCGGGCGCCGAGAGCCGGCGTTTCGCGGCCCTCGCGGAGCGGGCGGAGAGCCTCGATGCGCTCGCCGATCTCATCGAGCGCGCGATCGTCGATGAGCCCCCTCTCTCGATGAAGGAGGGGGGGGTGATCCGCGAGGGTTTCGACGCGGAGCTCGACGATCTCCGGAGCATCGGCACGGACGGACGGGGATGGATTGCCGGCTTCCAGGAGCGCGAGCGGAAGAAGACCGGCATCCCGAACCTCAAGGTCGGCTACAACAAAGTTTTTGGATATTATATTGAAGTCTCCAAGAGCCGCTCGCAAGAGGTGCCCCCCTCGTACACGCGGAAACAGACGCTCGTCGGCGCCGAGCGGTACATCACGCCCGAGCTCAAGGAGCAGGAGGAGCGGATCCTCGGCGCCGAGGAGCGGATCCGCGCGCTCGAGGAGGAGCGGTTCGTCGAGGTGCGGGCCGCCGCCGCCGCGGAGGGGCCCCGGATCCGCAGGATCGGAGAAGCCGCCGCCGCGATCGACGTCCTTCTCGCCCTCGCCGACTGCGCGGTCCGTAGGAAGTACGCGCGCCCGAGGGTCGACGGCGAGAACCGAATCCGGATTCGCGCGGGAAGGCACCCGGTCGTCGAGGCGATCCTCGGCCCCGGACGGTTCGTGCCGAACGACACCGACCTCGACGCGGCGGAGAGCCAGATCCACATCCTCACCGGCCCCAACATGGCGGGGAAGTCGACGTATCTTCGCCAGGTCGCGCTCATCCAGATCCTCGCGCAGGCCGGCTCCTTCGTGCCGGCGGAGAGCGCGGAGCTCGGCGCGGCGGACCGGATCTTCACCCGGGTCGGCGCGGCGGACGATCTCGCGCGCGGACAGAGCACCTTCCTCGTCGAGATGACCGAGACGGCGAACATCCTCCACAACGCCACGCCGCGCTCCCTCGTCCTTCTCGACGAGATCGGGCGCGGGACCTCGACGTTCGACGGGGTCTCGATCGCGTGGGCGGTGGTCGAGTACCTGCACCGGCACGAGGAGGTCGGCGCGAAGACGCTCTTCGCGACGCACTACCACGAGCTCGCCGTCCTCGCGGACGAACTCGCGCGCGTGCGGAACTTCTCCGTCCTCGTCAAGGAGTACGGCGACCGCGTCGTCTTCCTCCGGCAGGTCGTCCCGGGGAGCGTCGACCGGAGTTACGGCATCCAGGTCGCGCGCCTCGCCGGGCTTCCCGAGGAGGTCGTGCGGCGAGCGAAGGAGGTTCTCGCGCACCTCGAGCGCGAGCACGTGACGAAGCCGATCGATGTGCTCGGCAAGGGGGTCCCCCGCCAGATCCCGCTCTTCCGGAGCGAGGAGGAGCGGATCGCGGACGAGATCCGGGAGATCGACCCCGACCGCCTTCCGCCGCTCGAAGGGCTTCGGCTCCTGCACGAATGGAAGTCCCGGCTCGGCCCCGCGAACGGAGGGGCGTAG
- a CDS encoding SPOR domain-containing protein — protein MPDVERRRSRSGDLLLAILIPLAIGSAPAVGGIFSAADELLAAGEAEEARAELRRIADEHEGSALGNEALFRWNELEPDGPVYLERLARLADRWDDPRAWFALGRYRFAVGAYRAAADDFGKAARLLAGEEKMDASCWRGLALVAAGEVDSGIQLLLGTAENGRDAPPAIRARYLAAEALSRKGSLDRAASVLKPLLAGRHDFSAPALLLKARLEGADTREDRAAAGSGETPRRAPEEVAAEAAAPPAPPPRDTILAVYYVQIASFEDESNARRFVAGERARGVGAIDVYPSGGEGRVLYRVRVGPFATPEEAQTAREHLSRQGLGGDIVRALPEDE, from the coding sequence ATGCCTGACGTGGAACGCCGCCGCTCCCGGTCCGGCGACCTCCTCCTCGCGATCCTGATCCCGCTCGCGATCGGAAGCGCGCCGGCCGTGGGTGGCATCTTCTCGGCCGCCGACGAGCTTCTCGCCGCGGGAGAGGCCGAGGAGGCGCGCGCCGAGCTCCGGCGCATCGCCGATGAACACGAGGGGAGCGCGCTTGGAAACGAGGCGCTCTTCCGCTGGAACGAGCTCGAGCCGGACGGCCCGGTCTACCTCGAGCGCCTCGCCCGCCTGGCCGATCGCTGGGACGACCCGCGCGCTTGGTTCGCGCTCGGGCGCTATCGCTTCGCGGTCGGCGCGTACCGGGCGGCCGCCGACGATTTCGGGAAGGCGGCGAGGCTGCTCGCGGGGGAGGAGAAGATGGACGCATCCTGCTGGCGCGGGCTCGCGCTCGTCGCGGCGGGAGAAGTCGATTCGGGAATCCAGCTTCTCCTCGGGACAGCCGAGAACGGAAGAGACGCACCCCCCGCGATCCGCGCCCGATACCTCGCTGCCGAGGCGCTCTCTCGGAAGGGTTCCCTCGATCGGGCGGCATCGGTGTTGAAACCTCTTCTCGCCGGGAGGCACGATTTCAGCGCCCCGGCGCTCCTCCTCAAGGCTCGTCTCGAGGGGGCGGACACGCGCGAGGATCGGGCCGCCGCCGGCTCCGGGGAGACGCCGCGGCGCGCCCCGGAGGAAGTTGCCGCGGAAGCAGCGGCTCCTCCGGCCCCGCCCCCTCGGGACACGATCCTCGCCGTCTATTATGTTCAGATCGCTTCCTTCGAGGATGAAAGCAATGCCCGGCGTTTCGTCGCCGGCGAGAGGGCCCGGGGGGTCGGCGCGATCGACGTCTATCCGAGCGGCGGAGAAGGACGCGTTCTCTATCGGGTCCGCGTCGGCCCCTTTGCCACGCCCGAGGAGGCGCAGACGGCGAGAGAACACCTCTCTCGGCAAGGGCTCGGGGGGGACATCGTCCGCGCGCTTCCGGAAGACGAGTGA
- a CDS encoding PorV/PorQ family protein produces the protein MKRSGLLAGLLLIGLAPESFGFAKYGGEFLATGIGARALGMGGAFVSVADDATAGYWNPAGMIFVERREIVFMHSERFGDLVNYDAGSFVQQLGTANENRAAFGFSFVRTGIDDIGYTELDSTTLRPYVSRWVSDAEWGFFFSYGRLWKSWAAVGGSAKILRKSIGDDSALGIGFDVGTLLRPWRRLSVGINVQDATTTFLAWKKETETILPTVKLGVSYPFHLPSIGGRLTLAADIDARFEGRKYATAYWMGEASADLRLGLEYFFRERLALRLGQERSGENAFAAGAGFRIPFGGNALSLDYAFLTNADLDDTHRVSGSFAF, from the coding sequence ATGAAAAGAAGTGGGCTTCTCGCAGGGCTCCTCCTCATCGGTCTCGCGCCGGAATCATTCGGGTTCGCGAAGTACGGCGGCGAGTTCCTCGCGACCGGAATCGGGGCGCGCGCTCTCGGCATGGGGGGCGCGTTCGTCAGCGTCGCGGACGACGCGACCGCCGGCTACTGGAATCCGGCCGGCATGATTTTCGTCGAGCGGCGCGAGATCGTCTTCATGCACTCGGAACGGTTCGGGGATCTCGTGAACTACGACGCAGGGAGCTTCGTGCAGCAGCTCGGAACGGCGAACGAGAACCGCGCCGCGTTCGGCTTCTCGTTCGTGCGGACCGGGATCGACGACATCGGCTACACGGAGCTCGACTCGACGACGCTCCGGCCGTACGTCTCCCGCTGGGTGAGCGACGCGGAGTGGGGTTTCTTCTTCTCGTACGGCCGCCTCTGGAAGAGTTGGGCGGCGGTCGGGGGGAGCGCGAAGATCCTCCGCAAGAGCATCGGCGACGATTCCGCCCTCGGAATCGGCTTCGACGTCGGGACCCTGCTCCGCCCGTGGAGGCGTCTCTCTGTCGGGATCAACGTGCAGGACGCGACCACGACGTTTCTTGCATGGAAGAAAGAGACGGAAACCATCCTGCCGACGGTGAAGCTCGGCGTTTCGTATCCGTTTCATCTCCCCTCGATCGGGGGAAGGCTCACTCTTGCGGCGGACATCGACGCGCGCTTCGAGGGGAGGAAGTACGCGACCGCCTACTGGATGGGCGAGGCGAGCGCCGACCTCCGGCTCGGGCTCGAGTACTTCTTCCGCGAACGCCTCGCGCTTCGGCTCGGACAGGAACGCTCGGGGGAGAACGCCTTCGCCGCGGGCGCGGGCTTCCGGATTCCGTTCGGAGGGAACGCGCTCTCTCTCGACTACGCGTTTCTCACGAACGCGGACCTCGACGACACGCACCGCGTCTCCGGCTCGTTCGCCTTCTAA